AAGTTTTCATTCATGGTGCCCTCTGCTGCAGCTTGTCCGGCGTGTGTCTTTTCTCTTCCTGGATGGGCGGATGGAGCGGAAACCGCGGCAAATGCAAACAGCCCTGCCGGCGACGCTATTTTACACCGGATGGGAATGGCTTTTTCTTTTCCACCAAAGATTTGTACACCCTGGATCTCATTCCCCAATTGAAAAAGATGGGTATCGCCTCCCTGAAAATTGAGGGCCGCCTGCGAAAAGCCGATTATGTTCGTCCCGTGGTGGAAGCCTACCGGCTGATGCTGGATTCCCCCGAGGGTGAAGAACAAACAGCACTCAAAGAAGCCAGGGGTATTCTGAACCGGGCCTCAGGCCGGGAATGGTCTTCGGGATTTTTTAGCAAAAAAGCCATGAAATCAGTCATAAATTACAATTCCATGGGGAGTCAGGGTCAATGGGTGGGGGATGTGACATCCATTCGGTCCAATGGATTCCAGATGAAAACATCCCAGCGGATTTTTATGGGGGATAAACTCCGGGTCCAACCGGCATCCGGTGAAGAAGGTCCTTCTTTCATTGTGACCCTTATGCGTGAAAATACTAAACCGGTCCGGAGAAGTGAAAAAAACACCCGGCTTTTTATTCACTGCGATAAAGCAATTCCCGAAAAGGGAAAGGTTTTCCGCATCGGGAGTCCGGTGAAATATCCCCGGATAAATATGGATAAAATTCCGGAAATACGCCATTGGATCCATCTGGAGATCCGGATTCATCCCGGAGGACTCCAGGCCGTAGTCATCGATCCTCCCCTACCCCATTCCATCACTCTATCCGGCGATGTAGAAAAAGCCAAAAAGCATCCCGTTAACCGGCAGGATGTGGAATCCGAATTTCAGAAACTGAGTGTGGACGGGATAGGCCTTCTGGATCTCACGGTGATTCTGGACGGAGACTATTTTATCCAGAATAAAACACTCCGCATGTTGCGGCAATCTCTGGCCCGCCGGCTCAATGAGTCCCTGGTAGCATATCAATCCCAAAAAAGAAAAAATATCCCTGAATTTTCTCGCAAACCCCTGGAAAAAACCGGGTCAGAACCTGTCACCAGTGTGTATTGCACCCGGGGAGAGCAAAATCCAGGGGATGCATGGGTTATCCGGGATCTTGACGATCCGGCACCGGCCCATGAGCGGTTATTACCCCTTTTCTGTCCGGAAACACGACTTCAGGATCTGAGACAATCCATTACAAAGGCAATCCAATCAGGGACCCGTACTTTCCGTGTAAGTTCACTCTATGGATTTGAACTGCTCAAAGAATTTTCCGGAATCCATATTCATGGAGGATTTTCCCTGCCGGTGGCGAATTCCATGGCTTTTCAGGAGTTAACGGATTGGGGGGCAGACAAAATCCTCCTGTGGCCCGAGTTGGACCGTTCTGGATTTGAATCTATTTTGACACACTGGCGGGATAAGGCAGAGATTCTCACAGAAGGCCGCCTGCCCATCCTGATGACCCGGGGAGTAATTCCGGTGGAAGGGGATATCCGGGACAGCCGGGGCGCTGCTTTTACGGTGGTAAAAACAGACACCCTCACCTGGCTCTATCCTGAAAAAGGGATATCCATCAAACCCTTTGCGGGCGTTCATCAGTTTAAAATATTTACTGCAGATAAAAGCACATCCGGCACAGATTGGAATCTGAACCGGGAATGGAAGTGACCCTCCAATAAAAGCATCTTTCAGCCAGACAGTTTATTCACCTTTTAAATGAAATTTTTTCGTCAGATAAGCCCAGATGTCCCGGTCTGCCTGAAGCGTAAAGCGGGTCACCTCTTCTTCATGAGACTGGCTTAAGATCCGGGTATGTTCATGAAGGGCTGCGATGATTTCACCTGCCTGGTGGGGAATGTCCACAGTCCGGATCACGGTATTTTCATCCATTCGGGACTGTATTTCTTGGATAAGGCGGGTCAGTCCGATGGCTTCCTTCGCCGAAATCCACACCGCATCGGGATATTCCCGCTTCACCAGAGTTACATTCATGCTCTCCGGCACACGATCTGCCTTGTTGAACACCGTGAGAAAGCGCTTTTCGGGGATTTCAAAATCCTTCAGCACACTGTCGATGGTCGTCAGATGGCGGCGAAAATCAGGATCGGAAATATCCACCAGTTTGATCAGGAGATCGGCGGATTCTGCTTCTTTCAGGGTACTCCGGAAAGAGGCCACAAGCTGATGGGGAAGTTTCTGAATAAAACCCACCGTATCGCTCAGGTACACATCGCGCCCGTTGGGCATCGTCATTTTCCGCACGGTGGTATCCAGGGTCTTAAACAACTGATCTTCCACTTCCACTCCGGCTTCAGTGAGAGCATTCATCAGGGTAGATTTTCCGGCATTGGTATATCCCACCAGGGCTACATTAAAAAATTCATGACGGAATTTTCGTTGTGTATTTCGTTGAAGGGCTATTTTTTCCAGCTCTTTTTTGAGTTTTTTTATCTGATCCCTCAGGAGTCGGCGGTCAATTTCAATCTGGGTTTCTCCTGGTCCACGCCGTGCTCCTCCGATACCGCCGGCCTGCCGCTCCAGGTGGGTCCATTGGCGTGTCAGACGGGGCAGCATGTATTGAGCCCTGGCAAGTGCTACCTGGGTCTTGGCTTCCCGTGTCCGGGCATGTTGCTGAAAAATATCCAAAATCAATGCGCTACGATCCAGGACTTTCAATCCATCTCCCAGGATTTTCTGGACTGCTTTCGCCTGACCAGGATCCAGTTCATCATCAAAGATCACCGTCTCAGCTCCCAGCTCTTCACAGATATTTTTCAGCGTCTGAAGTTTTCCTTTTCCCAGGTAGTGGATGGAATGAAGGGTTGGACGTGTCTGAACAAGCGTATCCACAACCACACCACCGGCAGTTTCTGTCAGACGGGAAAGTTCTTCAAGAGACCGTTCGGTCTTTTCATGGTCACCGGGAAGTTCCACTGCCACTAAAAGGACCTTCTCTGTATCGTCTCGAATATCAGTATCTGTCATATTTTTTTGTTTTACCTCGTTTTTTCATATTCAGCATCATGAGTAAGAGTTCTCCCCCCCAGCAAAGAGCAGTAAGCAAAAAGAAAAGGGGCGTGAGGGACTTTCCTTTGAGGGTTTCCCGGAAAGCCCGGATTTCATCGGTCTGTGCCGGGATAATCTGCATCCCGGGGAGAGGGG
This window of the Candidatus Neomarinimicrobiota bacterium genome carries:
- the hflX gene encoding GTPase HflX, with protein sequence MTDTDIRDDTEKVLLVAVELPGDHEKTERSLEELSRLTETAGGVVVDTLVQTRPTLHSIHYLGKGKLQTLKNICEELGAETVIFDDELDPGQAKAVQKILGDGLKVLDRSALILDIFQQHARTREAKTQVALARAQYMLPRLTRQWTHLERQAGGIGGARRGPGETQIEIDRRLLRDQIKKLKKELEKIALQRNTQRKFRHEFFNVALVGYTNAGKSTLMNALTEAGVEVEDQLFKTLDTTVRKMTMPNGRDVYLSDTVGFIQKLPHQLVASFRSTLKEAESADLLIKLVDISDPDFRRHLTTIDSVLKDFEIPEKRFLTVFNKADRVPESMNVTLVKREYPDAVWISAKEAIGLTRLIQEIQSRMDENTVIRTVDIPHQAGEIIAALHEHTRILSQSHEEEVTRFTLQADRDIWAYLTKKFHLKGE